One stretch of Natronobacterium gregoryi SP2 DNA includes these proteins:
- a CDS encoding putative sulfate/molybdate transporter produces the protein MAHSFRSGRENELELSTSELTGALGDSVTVLPLLVALAATTSISLPHVLVGFGVFQIVWGLYYGMPLSVEPMKALVGLAIVGSLSYPELAAAGLLAGIVLLVVGQFGLVGHLQRIVGEPVIRGVQLAVALLLLEAAIGLSVDAPLVAVGGFAVVAAFALVGYRQSSVLVVLALGGVAAVATAGIPTPSVPDLAAFPAGTPAFTLGALEGTVAQLGMTIGNAAIATALLCGDLYNRDVSADSLSKSMGVTCLAAVPIGGVPMCHGSGGLAGKHAFGARTGGANVLLGIGYLALALVAAGALLAAFPVALLGVLLVVVAFELGRAAFEPVSDGRALAVVVGVGVLGLAVNVGVAFVVGAVAFWLVARAD, from the coding sequence ATGGCGCACTCGTTCCGATCTGGGCGCGAGAACGAGCTCGAACTCTCTACGAGCGAACTCACGGGTGCGCTAGGTGATTCAGTTACTGTCCTCCCGTTGCTGGTGGCGCTTGCAGCGACGACGAGCATCTCCTTGCCCCACGTTCTCGTCGGCTTCGGCGTCTTCCAGATCGTCTGGGGGCTTTACTACGGGATGCCACTCTCTGTCGAGCCGATGAAGGCACTCGTCGGGTTGGCGATCGTCGGCTCGCTGTCCTATCCCGAACTCGCCGCTGCTGGGTTGCTCGCCGGAATCGTCCTGCTGGTCGTCGGCCAGTTCGGACTCGTCGGCCACCTCCAGCGGATCGTCGGCGAACCCGTCATTCGAGGCGTCCAACTCGCCGTCGCCCTGCTGTTGCTCGAGGCCGCGATCGGACTCTCGGTCGACGCCCCGCTCGTGGCAGTCGGCGGATTCGCCGTCGTCGCCGCGTTCGCGCTCGTCGGCTACCGCCAGTCGAGCGTGCTGGTCGTCCTCGCGCTCGGTGGGGTCGCGGCCGTCGCGACGGCAGGTATCCCCACACCCAGTGTCCCCGACCTCGCGGCTTTCCCAGCCGGAACGCCGGCGTTTACTCTTGGTGCACTCGAGGGCACCGTCGCCCAGCTGGGGATGACGATCGGAAACGCGGCGATCGCGACGGCGCTGCTGTGTGGCGACCTCTACAACCGCGACGTCTCCGCTGACTCGCTGTCAAAGAGCATGGGCGTGACCTGTCTCGCGGCGGTGCCGATCGGCGGCGTCCCGATGTGTCACGGCAGCGGCGGGCTGGCCGGCAAGCACGCCTTCGGCGCACGAACCGGCGGCGCGAACGTCCTGCTGGGGATCGGCTACCTCGCGCTCGCGCTGGTCGCCGCCGGTGCCCTGCTGGCCGCATTCCCCGTGGCTCTCCTCGGCGTCTTGCTCGTCGTCGTCGCATTCGAACTCGGGCGGGCAGCGTTCGAACCCGTCTCCGACGGCCGGGCACTCGCGGTCGTCGTCGGGGTCGGCGTCCTCGGACTGGCCGTCAACGTCGGCGTCGCGTTCGTCGTCGGCGCGGTCGCGTTCTGGCTGGTCGCTCGAGCGGACTGA
- a CDS encoding HypE family hydrogenase expression/formation protein: MSKLGKIDREFFDRHVAPRLGATRNDVAVGPKHGVDFGVIDVDGSALVVATDPISILPPLGLERAARFALDLILADVAVSGVSPSHLSICFTLPETMTDEAFATVWETIHEECEDLGVAVTTGHTARYSDPSYPWVGAATAIGVGDHDEIVRPDGASPGDRLLLTTGPAVESVGLLSTLYGDQLELSADVVADAQQRLEEVHCVRDALTAAAAGPVTAMHDVTEGGIAGALNEMADGAGVRFAVDHEAVPLRPGVAEVCAALEIDPWAATSCGSLVIAVEPDGVADVRRALEDRNTVVAEIGRVESGEGVVVDGERLEHPSVDPSWRAYAELAAEADASDQE; encoded by the coding sequence ATGAGTAAACTCGGCAAGATAGATCGAGAGTTCTTCGATCGCCACGTTGCGCCCAGGCTGGGCGCGACTCGCAACGACGTCGCCGTCGGCCCCAAACACGGCGTCGACTTCGGCGTGATCGACGTCGACGGCTCTGCACTCGTCGTTGCGACCGATCCGATCTCGATTCTCCCGCCGCTTGGACTCGAGCGCGCAGCACGCTTCGCGCTCGATCTGATCCTCGCGGACGTCGCGGTCAGCGGCGTTTCGCCGTCGCACCTCTCTATCTGTTTCACCCTGCCGGAGACGATGACCGACGAGGCGTTCGCGACCGTCTGGGAGACGATTCACGAGGAGTGTGAGGATCTCGGCGTGGCAGTTACCACCGGACACACCGCCCGCTACTCCGACCCTTCCTATCCGTGGGTCGGTGCGGCGACAGCGATCGGCGTCGGCGACCACGACGAAATCGTCCGCCCCGACGGGGCAAGCCCCGGCGACCGGCTCCTGTTGACGACCGGGCCTGCCGTGGAGTCCGTGGGCCTGCTCAGCACGCTCTACGGCGACCAACTCGAACTGTCTGCCGACGTCGTCGCCGACGCCCAGCAGCGACTCGAGGAGGTTCACTGCGTCCGAGACGCGTTGACGGCCGCGGCCGCGGGCCCCGTGACGGCGATGCACGACGTGACCGAGGGTGGGATCGCCGGCGCACTGAACGAGATGGCCGACGGTGCGGGCGTACGGTTCGCGGTCGACCACGAGGCCGTTCCGCTACGGCCTGGCGTCGCCGAGGTCTGTGCTGCCCTCGAGATTGACCCCTGGGCTGCCACTAGCTGTGGCTCGTTGGTGATCGCGGTCGAACCCGACGGCGTCGCCGACGTTCGCCGGGCTCTCGAGGACCGCAACACCGTCGTCGCGGAGATCGGCCGCGTCGAGTCCGGTGAGGGTGTCGTCGTCGACGGCGAGCGACTCGAGCACCCGAGCGTCGATCCGTCGTGGCGGGCGTACGCGGAACTCGCCGCTGAGGCAGACGCTTCCGATCAGGAGTGA
- a CDS encoding NosD domain-containing protein: protein MAVPRRLLLSLALAVGIAGVVGLFVADPGSTSPDPVPFEDTVETGVVLENAPDDDEIDVPQAQVFYSQYEYVVGYNGIERFVDDSQAAGHEDRFGYPLSVHVSDYSETNLELSEEGHPIAADSIGWVDAEEAAFVVDSEARTPAGETVVPFSDQSDAEAFATAHDGTVLEWAQLLESEFSVDDADVVRDRVDDRHARADALVADAETLQDRPVEVVVGDDVETVADALEAAPAESTILLEGDHDVPDGIEVDRPLTIAGDGNATLQGDDNGTVLTLDADRAAVTDLEITGVGDVAEPGAGDVDSQSDDPLEMAYGQGDAGIEVNGSHAAVENVTIETPSNGVLLRDSPETVVRNVTVYGSDHWSDGYMGVLAMRSTDAVVTDSRFVDGRDGVYAHRSDGLVYRNNSLENNRIGVHLMYTSSTLIVDNRIDDAMSTGIDVMTDPEHNAIVGNEVRGGSQGILTAGSRSYVANNLVTDAEVGLTTAAGNSIYEHNVLAGNALGAQANQLLPTNRVRANDFVGNYEDAEARLGALRVWTDDGSGNFWHGATGETDGDVFERSYSPTHPVDERLHRVDGTETLAHAPATDALAAFEDSVSGMRSESIVDLAPLCEPANPELLERTAWEAPDRDCPAG, encoded by the coding sequence ATGGCCGTCCCGCGTCGTCTCCTCCTCTCGCTCGCGCTCGCCGTCGGAATTGCCGGCGTCGTCGGTCTCTTCGTCGCCGATCCCGGATCGACATCGCCCGACCCAGTCCCGTTCGAGGACACCGTCGAGACCGGCGTCGTCCTCGAGAACGCACCCGACGACGACGAGATCGACGTTCCGCAGGCACAGGTCTTCTACTCGCAGTACGAGTACGTCGTCGGCTACAACGGGATCGAACGGTTCGTCGACGACAGCCAGGCGGCAGGTCACGAGGATCGGTTCGGCTACCCGCTTTCCGTCCACGTCTCCGACTACAGTGAAACGAATCTCGAACTCTCGGAGGAAGGACACCCGATCGCCGCGGACTCGATCGGCTGGGTCGACGCCGAAGAAGCCGCGTTCGTCGTCGACAGCGAGGCACGAACACCTGCAGGCGAAACCGTCGTCCCCTTCTCGGACCAGTCGGACGCCGAGGCGTTCGCAACGGCCCACGACGGCACCGTCCTCGAGTGGGCCCAACTCCTCGAGTCCGAGTTTAGCGTCGACGACGCCGACGTCGTCCGCGACCGAGTGGACGACAGACACGCACGGGCAGACGCCCTCGTCGCAGACGCGGAGACGCTGCAGGACCGGCCGGTGGAAGTCGTCGTCGGCGACGACGTCGAGACCGTCGCCGACGCACTCGAGGCGGCACCGGCGGAGTCGACGATTCTGCTCGAGGGCGACCACGACGTGCCGGACGGCATCGAGGTCGACCGGCCACTCACGATCGCTGGCGACGGCAACGCGACGCTCCAGGGTGACGACAACGGGACGGTTCTCACGCTCGATGCCGACCGCGCTGCCGTCACCGACCTGGAGATCACCGGCGTCGGTGACGTAGCCGAACCTGGTGCCGGCGACGTGGACTCCCAGAGCGACGATCCGCTCGAGATGGCGTACGGACAGGGCGACGCCGGGATCGAGGTCAACGGCTCACACGCCGCCGTCGAGAACGTGACGATCGAGACGCCGTCGAACGGCGTCTTGCTCCGTGACAGTCCCGAAACCGTCGTCCGAAACGTCACTGTCTACGGGAGCGACCACTGGAGCGACGGCTACATGGGCGTGCTTGCGATGCGTTCGACGGATGCCGTCGTAACAGATTCGCGGTTCGTCGACGGCCGGGATGGCGTCTACGCCCACCGATCCGACGGACTGGTCTACCGAAACAACAGCCTGGAGAACAATCGGATCGGCGTCCACCTGATGTACACCTCGAGTACCCTGATCGTGGACAATCGGATCGACGACGCGATGTCGACCGGGATCGACGTGATGACCGACCCCGAACACAACGCCATCGTCGGGAACGAGGTTCGAGGAGGCTCGCAGGGCATTCTCACCGCTGGCTCGCGCTCGTACGTCGCCAACAACCTCGTGACCGACGCCGAAGTCGGGCTGACGACTGCGGCGGGCAACTCCATCTACGAACACAACGTCCTCGCGGGCAACGCCCTGGGTGCCCAGGCGAACCAGCTCCTCCCGACGAATCGGGTGCGAGCGAACGACTTCGTCGGCAACTACGAGGACGCAGAGGCACGCCTCGGTGCACTCCGCGTCTGGACCGACGACGGCAGCGGTAACTTCTGGCACGGCGCGACTGGCGAGACCGACGGCGACGTCTTCGAACGCTCTTACTCACCGACCCACCCGGTCGACGAACGCCTCCACCGCGTCGACGGGACCGAGACGCTCGCTCACGCACCCGCGACCGACGCACTCGCCGCGTTCGAAGACTCCGTCTCCGGCATGCGATCGGAGAGCATCGTCGACCTGGCACCGCTGTGTGAACCGGCGAATCCGGAGTTGCTCGAGCGTACCGCGTGGGAGGCTCCTGACCGGGACTGTCCGGCCGGCTGA
- a CDS encoding nitrous oxide reductase accessory protein NosL, translating into MAGSAHCSWHRRRLLATVGAGTVAGLAGCSSDDGESDQTVADPDEEPSPFLVAHPGDEPKDFESQHMCGVCSMGVVDYPDRNAQLAHENGDGMMLCSPGCLFAYSVAPKHFDGPDSEVVGVWVTDFDTGELIDGFDAYYALEHDERRADDPMGVDPRVYEDEELALEYVDRYDDLGEDDVITFSAVDEDVARIYRSTRL; encoded by the coding sequence ATGGCAGGCTCTGCCCACTGCTCGTGGCACCGCCGTCGACTACTCGCTACCGTCGGTGCCGGCACTGTGGCGGGACTCGCCGGCTGTTCTAGCGACGACGGTGAGAGCGACCAGACCGTCGCAGATCCAGACGAGGAGCCGTCTCCCTTCCTCGTCGCCCATCCCGGTGACGAGCCAAAGGACTTCGAGAGCCAGCACATGTGTGGCGTCTGTTCGATGGGCGTCGTCGACTACCCCGATCGAAACGCTCAACTTGCCCACGAGAACGGCGACGGGATGATGCTCTGTAGCCCGGGCTGTCTGTTCGCCTACTCCGTCGCACCCAAGCACTTCGACGGTCCCGACAGCGAGGTCGTTGGCGTCTGGGTGACCGACTTCGATACGGGTGAACTGATCGACGGCTTCGACGCCTACTACGCCCTCGAACACGACGAGAGGCGGGCAGACGACCCGATGGGTGTCGATCCACGCGTCTACGAAGACGAGGAACTAGCACTCGAGTACGTCGACCGGTACGACGATCTAGGCGAGGACGACGTCATCACGTTCTCGGCGGTCGACGAAGACGTCGCTCGGATCTACCGAAGTACCCGTCTTTGA
- a CDS encoding sulfite exporter TauE/SafE family protein, with translation MTTTTSASIGAVVLETCHDPTLDAAAVEPVGLVVFALIGLLGGAHCLGMCGPLVTTYSDRLRAQNDRSSTRNELTVGMVKQHALFNLGRTASYAVLGGLFGLAGAVVFVSQQAVTAVATDVHAIAGIVVGTVIVAMGVHYLLGRGLVGGSISLPFVGALLERVHGRLLANVDDWVGDSRIAGLGAAHGLLPCPLLYPAFLYAFVQGSPVGGFLGLAALGVGTVPSLFVYGTLFQSLSLETRVRLHRVLGVGFVVLGYVPLQHGLAMFGVPLPHPPIPYYQPL, from the coding sequence ATGACGACGACCACTTCAGCTTCGATCGGCGCGGTCGTCCTCGAGACGTGTCACGACCCGACGCTGGACGCGGCAGCGGTCGAACCGGTCGGTCTCGTCGTCTTCGCGCTGATCGGGCTGCTCGGTGGCGCTCACTGTCTGGGGATGTGTGGGCCGCTGGTGACGACCTACTCCGACCGGCTCCGGGCCCAGAACGATCGATCATCGACGAGAAACGAACTGACCGTCGGGATGGTCAAACAGCACGCGCTGTTCAACCTCGGACGAACGGCGAGTTACGCGGTCCTCGGCGGGCTGTTCGGGCTCGCAGGCGCGGTCGTCTTCGTCTCGCAACAGGCCGTGACCGCGGTCGCCACCGACGTCCACGCGATCGCCGGCATCGTCGTCGGGACAGTGATCGTCGCGATGGGGGTCCACTACCTGCTCGGCCGCGGACTCGTCGGCGGATCGATCAGTCTCCCGTTCGTCGGAGCACTCCTCGAGCGCGTCCACGGACGCTTGCTCGCGAACGTCGACGACTGGGTCGGCGACAGCCGGATCGCCGGTCTCGGGGCGGCACACGGACTGTTGCCCTGTCCGTTGCTCTACCCGGCGTTCCTCTATGCGTTCGTTCAGGGGTCTCCTGTCGGCGGCTTTCTGGGACTCGCCGCGCTCGGCGTTGGCACCGTTCCGTCGCTTTTCGTGTACGGAACGCTCTTCCAGTCGCTCAGCCTCGAGACCAGAGTCAGACTTCACCGTGTTCTTGGCGTCGGGTTCGTCGTCCTCGGCTACGTTCCGCTCCAACACGGGCTCGCGATGTTCGGCGTTCCTCTGCCACATCCGCCGATTCCGTACTACCAGCCGCTATAA
- a CDS encoding SCO family protein, with protein sequence MNRRAVLGVGAAAGLSAVAGCLTGTFGDEASDDIVLGPPDDVEDRGEPIYPTHGDPFPSFELPDPVQETTVDIDEIDECLLCTAFFASCPAECIPLIDSLSTVQANTLEQGIDDQARFLAITFDPERDTADELSHHAGLLDVDLEAGNWHYLRPEDHERAKSVVEDDLGIPFEREELGDEYDFLHITVTFLVNPNGYVERSYRGENPDPTEMTNDLEQVLDDWE encoded by the coding sequence ATGAATCGACGTGCTGTTCTGGGTGTCGGTGCGGCGGCCGGTCTGTCGGCTGTCGCCGGTTGTCTGACTGGAACGTTCGGCGACGAAGCGAGCGACGATATCGTGCTCGGCCCCCCGGACGACGTCGAAGACCGGGGCGAACCGATCTATCCGACCCACGGCGACCCGTTCCCGTCGTTCGAACTTCCGGACCCGGTCCAGGAGACGACCGTCGACATCGATGAGATCGACGAATGTCTGCTCTGTACGGCGTTTTTCGCCAGCTGTCCAGCAGAGTGTATTCCACTCATCGACTCGCTCTCGACAGTTCAGGCGAACACGCTCGAGCAAGGAATCGACGACCAGGCACGATTTCTCGCCATCACGTTCGATCCCGAACGCGATACGGCCGACGAACTCTCCCATCACGCCGGACTGCTAGACGTCGACCTCGAGGCAGGAAACTGGCACTACCTCCGTCCCGAAGACCACGAACGAGCGAAATCCGTCGTCGAAGACGACCTCGGTATCCCCTTCGAACGCGAAGAACTCGGTGACGAGTACGATTTCCTTCACATCACGGTCACGTTCCTCGTCAACCCGAACGGCTACGTCGAACGGAGCTACCGCGGCGAAAACCCAGATCCCACCGAGATGACGAACGACCTCGAACAGGTACTCGACGACTGGGAATGA
- a CDS encoding nitrous oxide reductase accessory protein NosL, translating to MESTAPGDRNGPTRRTLLAAVGGVGLATLAGCFSGDVPEPITIGDVQTCDQCTMEIGQHPGPVGQTHYADPEAVVDEDRPAQFCSSTCTYTHTFEQEDDGHDPQVVYLTDYSSVEYDVETDAGIEEISSHLEADAFATVDDLLLVVDSDVYGAMGPSMVGFADADEAETFQEEYGGDLYEHEDVTRELVMSLMG from the coding sequence ATGGAGTCGACGGCACCAGGAGACCGGAACGGACCGACGCGTCGAACGCTACTTGCCGCTGTCGGTGGCGTTGGCCTCGCGACACTTGCCGGCTGTTTCAGTGGGGACGTTCCCGAACCGATCACGATCGGCGACGTGCAGACCTGTGACCAGTGTACGATGGAGATCGGACAGCACCCGGGGCCGGTCGGACAGACACACTACGCCGACCCCGAAGCCGTCGTCGACGAGGACCGACCCGCGCAGTTTTGCAGTTCGACGTGTACGTACACCCATACTTTCGAACAGGAAGACGACGGTCACGATCCCCAAGTCGTCTACCTGACCGACTACTCGAGCGTCGAGTACGACGTGGAGACGGACGCCGGTATCGAGGAGATCAGCAGCCACCTCGAAGCGGACGCGTTTGCGACCGTCGACGATCTCTTGCTGGTCGTCGACAGCGACGTCTACGGCGCGATGGGGCCGTCGATGGTCGGCTTTGCCGACGCCGACGAGGCCGAAACCTTCCAGGAGGAGTACGGCGGCGACCTGTACGAACACGAGGACGTGACGCGCGAACTAGTCATGTCGCTTATGGGTTGA
- a CDS encoding ABC transporter ATP-binding protein has protein sequence MTLEIDALTHQYGTEPAVDDVSFELEEGELVAILGPSGCGKTTIVQAIAGHVSPTAGRVLLRDGDVTTLPPEERQVGVVFQESTLFPHMTVGENVAYGLAAQNVDVDRRDSVVDDYLALVDLSAQRDAYPAELSGGQRRRVELARALAPEPDVLLLDEPLSALDRTLRERLREEIARIQRETGVTTLFVTHDQEEAMALADRLVVMNDGHVAGIGSPRRLYESPPTPFVASFLGRSNTFSATVCKRQPPTLALEGNGVRGEVTLANSSVDAAVGETVTCHVRPSDLAVDSSNSAESPLTGEVDHVADLGRRYDVTVRLEVGQELVVAQTSPPPSVGDVVGLDLSPGKLTIFETSHEEHAGTEPTPS, from the coding sequence ATGACCCTCGAGATCGATGCCCTGACACACCAGTACGGGACCGAGCCCGCCGTCGACGACGTCTCGTTCGAACTCGAGGAGGGCGAGCTGGTCGCGATCCTCGGACCCAGCGGTTGCGGGAAGACGACGATCGTGCAGGCGATTGCAGGCCACGTCTCGCCGACTGCCGGCCGAGTACTACTCCGGGACGGGGACGTCACCACGCTCCCGCCAGAGGAACGACAGGTCGGGGTCGTCTTCCAGGAGTCGACGCTGTTTCCCCACATGACTGTGGGCGAGAACGTTGCCTATGGGCTCGCGGCCCAGAACGTCGACGTTGACCGGCGAGACAGCGTCGTCGACGACTACCTCGCACTGGTCGACCTCTCGGCGCAACGTGACGCCTACCCTGCCGAACTGAGCGGCGGCCAGCGCCGACGAGTCGAACTCGCACGAGCACTGGCACCGGAACCGGACGTATTGCTGCTCGACGAACCGCTGTCGGCGCTCGACCGGACGTTGCGCGAACGGCTGCGCGAGGAGATCGCTCGCATCCAGCGTGAAACCGGCGTGACGACGCTTTTCGTCACGCACGACCAGGAGGAAGCGATGGCCCTTGCAGACCGCCTCGTCGTGATGAACGACGGACACGTCGCCGGCATCGGTTCGCCACGCCGTCTCTACGAGTCGCCGCCGACGCCGTTCGTGGCGTCGTTTCTCGGCCGGTCGAATACTTTCTCCGCGACCGTCTGCAAGCGACAGCCGCCGACGCTCGCACTCGAGGGCAACGGCGTCCGCGGGGAGGTGACACTGGCAAACTCGAGCGTCGACGCCGCAGTCGGCGAGACCGTCACGTGTCACGTTCGGCCGTCCGATCTCGCGGTGGACTCGTCGAACTCGGCCGAGTCACCACTGACGGGCGAAGTCGACCACGTCGCGGATCTCGGTCGCCGTTACGACGTGACCGTTCGGCTCGAGGTCGGTCAGGAACTCGTCGTCGCACAGACGTCGCCTCCACCGTCGGTCGGTGACGTCGTCGGACTCGACCTCTCCCCGGGGAAACTGACGATTTTCGAAACGAGCCACGAAGAACACGCCGGGACCGAGCCGACGCCGTCCTGA
- a CDS encoding ABC transporter permease: MSTEHRRSRWTVRTPELLVPATLGALLLAYFAVPFVAFLSRTGAANVLGGLASSEAQMAIRNSLLTAPVSTTIATIFGVPLAYVLARQSFPGKRLVEALVILPLIVPPVVGGAMLLTAVGRFTPIGSAAAAAGVPLTDSLIGVVLAQTFVAAPFVVITARAGFGAVDDRLEQASRSLGYGPIATFWHVSLPLARGAIVAGIVLTFARAIGEFGATMMVAYNPRTMPTRIWVDFISGGIDAIVPLALALLAITLVVLAAVQRFGRVPTVIDR, translated from the coding sequence ATGAGTACTGAACACCGCCGATCCCGGTGGACAGTCCGAACTCCCGAGTTGCTCGTCCCGGCGACGCTCGGCGCGCTCTTGCTCGCCTACTTCGCTGTTCCTTTCGTGGCCTTTCTCTCGCGGACTGGAGCAGCGAACGTCCTCGGCGGGCTCGCGTCCTCGGAGGCCCAGATGGCGATTCGCAACTCGCTGCTCACTGCACCCGTCTCGACGACTATCGCGACGATCTTCGGGGTGCCACTGGCGTACGTCCTCGCCCGGCAGTCGTTTCCCGGGAAACGGCTCGTCGAGGCACTGGTGATCCTCCCGCTGATCGTCCCGCCGGTCGTCGGCGGTGCGATGTTGCTGACTGCTGTCGGGCGATTCACGCCGATCGGATCGGCCGCCGCCGCCGCCGGTGTGCCGCTCACGGACAGCCTGATCGGAGTCGTCCTCGCCCAGACGTTCGTCGCCGCCCCCTTCGTCGTCATCACCGCTCGAGCGGGCTTTGGCGCTGTCGACGACCGCCTGGAACAGGCTTCCCGGTCGCTCGGCTACGGCCCAATAGCGACGTTCTGGCACGTTTCCTTGCCGCTTGCCCGGGGTGCGATCGTCGCCGGGATCGTCCTGACGTTCGCACGGGCGATCGGCGAGTTCGGCGCGACGATGATGGTAGCGTACAACCCACGGACGATGCCGACCCGGATCTGGGTGGACTTCATCTCCGGCGGGATCGACGCGATCGTCCCGCTCGCGCTTGCACTGCTTGCGATCACGCTCGTCGTGCTCGCTGCCGTCCAGCGATTCGGTCGCGTCCCGACGGTGATCGACCGATGA
- a CDS encoding extracellular solute-binding protein yields MSTTGDHTDSRVRRRALLGTVGSVAGFTVAGCLGSTPSVSVLSAGSLAHTFEDHVGPAFKDETGIDVHGEYYGTNAVMRMIEDRTKHPDVVASADATLLRDRLYDEFTDWDLEFAANSVGIGYNDDTEFGRRLEDGESWYELALDADEGDLAIGDPDLDPLGYRAIQAFELAESEHDLDGFREEMLALVYKEPEEPQIMAGVESGSRAGAIVYRNMAVDHDMPFLEFPAAYNFADPELADHYAMASYTTDEEGYTAEGRPVTYNATVVDDADDPGAGHQLVAFLVDNPDLLEDAGLTVGESFPRPSGNVPEEVER; encoded by the coding sequence ATGAGCACTACTGGCGATCACACTGACTCTCGTGTACGTCGTCGCGCGCTACTCGGTACAGTCGGAAGCGTCGCCGGCTTCACCGTCGCGGGCTGTCTCGGGAGCACGCCCTCGGTGAGCGTGCTATCGGCCGGGAGTCTCGCACACACGTTCGAGGACCACGTCGGGCCGGCGTTCAAAGACGAAACGGGAATCGACGTCCACGGCGAATACTACGGTACGAACGCCGTGATGCGAATGATCGAAGACCGGACGAAGCATCCGGACGTCGTCGCCAGCGCCGACGCGACGCTTCTCCGGGATCGACTCTACGACGAATTTACCGACTGGGACCTCGAGTTTGCGGCAAACAGCGTTGGAATCGGCTACAACGACGACACCGAATTCGGTCGACGGCTCGAGGACGGGGAGTCGTGGTACGAACTCGCACTCGACGCCGACGAGGGAGACCTCGCGATCGGCGACCCGGATCTCGACCCGCTCGGCTATCGTGCCATCCAGGCGTTCGAACTCGCGGAGAGCGAACACGACCTCGACGGGTTCCGCGAGGAAATGCTCGCACTCGTCTACAAGGAACCAGAGGAGCCACAGATCATGGCTGGCGTCGAAAGCGGGTCACGTGCCGGTGCGATCGTCTACCGGAACATGGCGGTCGATCACGACATGCCGTTTCTCGAGTTTCCGGCCGCGTACAACTTCGCCGATCCCGAACTGGCTGACCACTACGCGATGGCCAGCTACACGACCGACGAGGAGGGGTACACGGCCGAAGGGCGGCCAGTCACCTACAACGCGACGGTCGTCGACGACGCCGACGACCCGGGCGCGGGCCACCAGCTCGTGGCGTTTCTCGTCGACAATCCCGACCTGCTCGAGGACGCGGGATTGACCGTCGGAGAAAGCTTTCCCCGTCCGTCCGGCAACGTCCCCGAGGAGGTCGAGAGATGA
- a CDS encoding ABC transporter permease, protein MSAETEREPNATPATGYRLATIVRRELRTVIRTRTFYLLAAALAAVVLGITWIGDGYTAGYLPTAVDLLTPLELLVPIVAVAFGYRAILADEQRGELDVLETYPVSPREIVLGVYAGRAVGLAATIAIPLALVAAAIAVTGDDAVAIYATHTGADSPVLFARFLVLTVLFGLVVLAVAVAISSLVSGTRSALGLSVVALVALLIGFDLALVYGLAEGVIGDADLLYSLAVSPLSAYRGLVLETTVIVASGTGPRVASPLASLVGFAVWSVGSLAVAIWGVGR, encoded by the coding sequence ATGAGCGCGGAGACGGAACGCGAACCGAACGCCACGCCAGCGACGGGGTACCGCCTCGCCACGATCGTTCGCCGGGAACTACGGACGGTAATCCGTACCCGGACGTTCTACCTGCTCGCGGCCGCACTCGCGGCCGTCGTCCTCGGAATCACGTGGATCGGCGACGGCTACACGGCCGGCTACCTGCCGACGGCCGTCGACCTGCTGACACCGCTCGAGTTGCTCGTCCCGATCGTCGCCGTCGCCTTCGGCTACCGGGCGATACTCGCCGACGAGCAGCGAGGCGAACTGGACGTTCTCGAGACGTATCCGGTCTCTCCACGCGAGATCGTGCTCGGCGTCTATGCCGGGCGGGCTGTGGGGCTGGCGGCGACGATAGCGATCCCACTCGCTCTCGTCGCGGCTGCGATCGCGGTCACCGGTGACGACGCCGTCGCCATCTATGCGACACACACTGGAGCCGATTCGCCGGTGCTTTTCGCCCGGTTTCTCGTGTTGACCGTCCTCTTCGGACTAGTCGTGCTCGCTGTTGCCGTTGCTATCTCATCGCTCGTCAGCGGCACCCGGAGCGCCCTCGGGCTATCGGTCGTCGCGCTCGTCGCCCTGTTGATCGGGTTCGACCTGGCGCTCGTCTACGGCCTCGCAGAAGGCGTGATCGGCGACGCCGACCTGCTGTACTCGCTTGCGGTCAGTCCGCTCAGTGCCTACCGCGGGCTCGTCCTCGAGACGACCGTGATCGTCGCCTCGGGGACGGGGCCACGGGTTGCTTCGCCGCTTGCGAGTCTGGTCGGCTTCGCGGTCTGGAGCGTCGGCTCGCTCGCGGTCGCGATCTGGGGCGTCGGTCGGTGA